The following coding sequences lie in one Dioscorea cayenensis subsp. rotundata cultivar TDr96_F1 unplaced genomic scaffold, TDr96_F1_v2_PseudoChromosome.rev07_lg8_w22 25.fasta BLBR01002172.1, whole genome shotgun sequence genomic window:
- the LOC120257545 gene encoding ribosomal RNA small subunit methyltransferase I-like, with protein sequence MSIPWASSALLPKRAASPTLLPLFVSPFRNPNLSCFLRFSSSTPHNAPEQHAHGDDDVPKQGTLKSGLYLVATPIGNLEDITLRALRVLKSADVILSEDTRHSGKLLQYYNIKTPLVSYHKFNESQREMMILQKLQQGQLVALISDAGTPGISDPGMELARLCATNNIPVVPIPGPSAVVAALSASGLSTSEFTFVGFLSKHAGSRRERLEISSNESATQIFFVPPHKLCQFLEEASSIFGEPRCCVIAREMTKIHEE encoded by the exons ATGTCCATTCCGTGGGCTTCCTCCGCTCTTCTTCCCAAACGCGCTGCGTCTCCCACACTCCTTCCTCTCTTTGTTTCCCCCTTCCGAAACCCTAACCTCTCATGCTTCCTTCGCTTCTCTTCTTCCACTCCACACAATGCTCCCGAACAGCACGCccatggtgatgatgatgtccCGAAGCAG GGTACTTTAAAATCTGGTTTATATCTTGTTGCAACACCAATTGGCAATCTAGAAGACATCACACTGCG TGCTCTGCGTGTTTTGAAATCTGCCGATGTGATCCTTTCAGAAGACACGAGACATTCTGGGAAGTTACTTCAGTACTATAACATTAAAACGCCTCTG GTTAGTTACCACAAATTCAATGAATCTCAGCGTGAAATGATGATACTACAAAAGCTACAACAAGGCCAGCTTGTTGCATTGATTAGTGATGCAGGCACTCCAGGAATTAGTGATCCAGGAATGGAACTG GCAAGGCTATGTGCCACTAACAACATACCTGTTGTTCCCATTCCTGGGCCATCTGCTGTGGTTGCTGCTCTATCTGCATCCGGATTATCTACGAGTGAATTTACCTTTG ttGGCTTTCTTTCTAAACATGCTGGATCAAGAAGAGAAAGACTTGAAATTTCTTCAAATGAAAGTGCAACACAGATATTTTTTGTTCCCCCACATAAGCTTTGCCAGTTCCTTGAGGAGGCATCATCAATATTTGGAGAACCAAG